One Cicer arietinum cultivar CDC Frontier isolate Library 1 chromosome 8, Cicar.CDCFrontier_v2.0, whole genome shotgun sequence DNA segment encodes these proteins:
- the LOC101490999 gene encoding GATA transcription factor 5, with translation MLYQTPYPLLFQFHPLPSSSTIQQVPLPQAEKTEMECVETALKTSLRKDMTVKLNPQTFVDELSCLNAQNGTSCDDFFVDDLLDFSHVIEEQQQQEEEKDSSICVSLKQHNQNHEISNLNSTSFSLKDDFCSLPTTDLNVPSDDVADLEWLSHFVEDSDSFSEFSAALPVVTLTEKNPKSVVVVNESEPKPENKPKSPVFSQPCFKTPVQTKARSKRTRTSVRVWPFGSNSLTESSSSSTTTSSSTSSSPTSTLLIYTNLAQNLEKVYSVPEKKPKKIASFNGSGHGTVALAPRRCSHCGVQKTPQWRTGPLGAKTLCNACGVRFKSGRLLPEYRPACSPTFSSELHSNHHRKVLEMRRKKEVVGGVETGLSPSPVVPSF, from the exons ATGCTTTACCAAACTCCCTATCCTCTTCTCTTTCAATTTCATCCCTTGCCTTCTTCTTCCACCATTCAACAAGTTCCTCTCCCACAG gctGAAAAAACAGAAATGGAGTGCGTTGAAACAGCTTTGAAAACAAGTTTAAGGAAAGACATGACCGTAAAACTCAACCCACAAACATTCGTTGATGAACTTTCATGTCTCAATGCACAAAATGGTACCTCTTgtgatgatttttttgttgaCGACCTACTTGACTTCTCTCACGTGATtgaagaacaacaacaacaagaggAAGAAAAAGATTCCTCTATTTGTGTCTCCCTCAAACAACACAACCAAAACCATGAAATTTCAAACCTTAACTCAACCAGTTTCTCTCTCAAAGACGATTTTTGTTCCTTACCTACCACTGACCTCAACGTTCCg AGTGATGATGTTGCAGACTTGGAATGGCTCTCTCATTTCGTTGAAGATTCCGATTCCTTCTCAGAATTCTCTGCTGCTTTACCTGTGGTTACTTTAACAGAGAAAAACCCAAAGAGTGTTGTTGTGGTTAATGAGTCTGAGCCCAAGCCCGAGAATAAGCCCAAAAGCCCGGTTTTTTCTCAACCCTGTTTCAAAACTCCGGTTCAGACCAAAGCTAGAAGCAAAAGAACAAGAACCAGTGTTCGGGTTTGGCCATTCGGGTCAAATTCTTTAACCGAATCTTCTTCAAGCTCAACCACAACTTCGTCTTCAACCTCTTCTTCACCTACTAGCACCTTGTTGATTTACACCAACTTAGCTCAAAATCTTGAAAAGGTTTATTCGGTTCCGGAGAAGAAACCGAAGAAAATAGCTTCTTTTAATGGGTCGGGTCACGGCACGGTGGCTCTGGCGCCGCGACGGTGCAGTCATTGCGGTGTTCAGAAAACCCCTCAGTGGCGAACTGGCCCACTTGGAGCGAAAACGCTTTGCAATGCATGTGGGGTCCGTTTTAAATCGGGTCGGTTATTACCCGAATACAGACCCGCTTGTAGTCCTACATTTTCAAGTGAATTACACTCAAACCATCACCGGAAAGTGCTCGAGATGCGGCGGAAGAAGGAGGTTGTTGGTGGTGTTGAAACCGGTTTGTCTCCTTCTCCGGTTGTTCCAAgtttttga